The Salvia miltiorrhiza cultivar Shanhuang (shh) chromosome 1, IMPLAD_Smil_shh, whole genome shotgun sequence genome has a window encoding:
- the LOC131008808 gene encoding uncharacterized protein LOC131008808, translating into MSDINKREFTELALDGGNYLTWALDVEIYLASCDLSDAIVPDSSCSSAQKAKALIFLRHHLNKDLKNEYLTEKDPVVLWQSLKDRFDQQKAIILPQAQYDWLNLRFQDFKSVIEYNSTLHRIVSQLKLCKQEVTEIDLIEKTLSTFHASNLVLQQQYRAKNYTRHSELISALLVAEKHNQLLMRNHNARPVGSQAVPGAHATTYRGGRGRGRGKANWSQRGGRGWSYRGGRGRGYNHVAKFQSH; encoded by the coding sequence ATGTCTGATATCAACAAAAGAGAATTCACCGAGCTTGCTCTTGATGGTGGTAACTATTTGACTTGGGCTTTGGATGTTGAAATATACCTCGCCTCATGTGATTTAAGTGACGCTATAGTTCCAGATTCTTCATGTAGCTCCGCCCAGAAGGCGAAAGCTTTGATTTTCTTGCGTCATCATCTGAATAAGGACTTAAAAAATGAGTACCTTACTGAAAAAGACCCTGTTGTCCTATGGCAATCCCTGAAGGATCgctttgatcaacaaaaggccATTATTCTCCCTCAGGCACAATATGATTGGCTGAATTTACGCTTTCAGGATTTCAAGTCCGTGATTGAGTACAATTCTACCTTACACCGTATTGTGTCACAGCTGAAACTATGTAAGCAAGAAGTTACAGAGATTGATTTGATAGAGAAGACTCTATCTACTTTTCATGCCAGTAACCTTGTACTCCAGCAGCAGTACAGGGCCAAGAATTATACTAGGCATTCTGAACTCATTTCTGCTTTACTTGTAGCAGAGAAACATAATCAGCTTTTGATGAGAAACCACAATGCAAGACCAGTTGGTTCACAAGCAGTGCCTGGAGCACATGCTACCACTTATAGAGGTGGTCGAGGGAGAGGCCGAGGAAAAGCGAATTGGTCACAACGTGGTGGAAGAGGTTGGTCCTATAGAGGAGGTCGAGGTCGAGGATACAATCATGTTGCTAAATTCCAAAGTCATTGA